One segment of Phragmites australis chromosome 13, lpPhrAust1.1, whole genome shotgun sequence DNA contains the following:
- the LOC133888856 gene encoding acetyltransferase At1g77540-like, translated as MAKRGGGGGTDDREEAPPETEIIVWREEARRFETPDGEAFLQYRLPSPAVMDVVHTYVPRSKRGRGLAARLCDAAFAHARGRGMRVVPTCSYVSDTYLPRYPAWNELVYNEDQDPNPNPSSM; from the exons ATGGCGAagcggggcggcggcggcggcacggacGACCGGGAGGAGGCCCCGCCCGAGACGGAGATCATCGTGTGGAGGGAGGAGGCGCGGAGGTTCGAGACGCCCGACGGCGAGGCCTTCCTCCAGTACCGCCTCCCGTCGCCGGCGGTGATGGACGTGGTGCACACGTACGTGCCGCGGAGCAAGCGCGGGCGGGGCCTCGCCGCGCGCCTCTGCGACGCCGCCTTCGCCCACGCGCGGGGCCGCGGCATGCGCGTCGTCCCCACCTGCTCCTACGTCTCC GACACGTACCTCCCTCGATATCCGGCGTGGAACGAGCTCGTGTACAACGAGGACCAGGACCCCAATCCCAATCCCAGCAGCATGTAG